The Arthrobacter sp. NicSoilC5 genome has a window encoding:
- a CDS encoding acyltransferase translates to MSAPAGPAAPGTGLLAGRKHALDGLRIIAVAGVFFFHTATESMPGGSIGVDVFFTLSGFVITLLIMKERIATGRLHLGIFYAKRLARLWPALLALCAVIVAAGVVFPDSGWGGQAGFVLPAAGYVMNLAHFGMFGDSIAGETLGPTWTLAVEEQFYLVWPLLLLVMLRFWKVRTTAIATVALAAGFVLNRFLLVNAGKPLDRIYNGPDTRADELLIGCALALLFTAVRQGSRLHNAMASVARWGAPLAGLALAAALFLLKEPDTPGAWFNTFWTVGPTALALISAVLIGSLVLQPAGFLSRILSHPWLARPGRDLSYAMYLWHLPVYLLLMPLIPALPLRIALTAAFTVLLAYASFRFVERPLRLWANRKLEPAVVPSSAGPSRASVGASAG, encoded by the coding sequence TTGTCAGCACCAGCAGGTCCGGCGGCGCCCGGAACAGGGCTCCTCGCCGGGCGCAAGCATGCCCTGGACGGGCTCCGGATCATCGCCGTTGCCGGCGTGTTTTTCTTCCATACGGCAACCGAGTCCATGCCGGGTGGCTCCATCGGCGTGGACGTGTTCTTCACGCTCAGCGGCTTTGTGATCACGCTGCTGATCATGAAGGAACGGATCGCCACCGGCAGGCTGCACCTGGGCATCTTCTACGCCAAGCGCCTGGCCCGCCTCTGGCCGGCGCTGTTGGCCCTTTGCGCTGTGATCGTGGCGGCAGGCGTCGTGTTTCCCGACTCAGGCTGGGGCGGGCAGGCGGGGTTTGTCCTACCCGCTGCCGGCTACGTGATGAACCTGGCGCATTTTGGCATGTTCGGCGACTCCATTGCCGGCGAAACCCTGGGCCCCACGTGGACGCTGGCCGTGGAGGAGCAGTTCTACCTGGTGTGGCCGCTGCTGTTGCTGGTGATGCTCCGGTTCTGGAAGGTCCGCACCACAGCCATCGCCACCGTGGCCCTGGCCGCAGGCTTCGTGCTGAACCGGTTCCTGCTGGTCAACGCGGGCAAGCCGCTGGACCGCATCTACAACGGCCCGGACACCCGGGCCGACGAACTGCTGATCGGCTGCGCGCTGGCGCTGCTGTTCACCGCGGTGCGGCAGGGTTCCCGGCTGCACAACGCCATGGCATCGGTGGCCCGCTGGGGTGCCCCGCTTGCCGGCCTGGCCCTGGCGGCCGCGCTGTTCCTGCTGAAGGAGCCCGATACCCCCGGCGCCTGGTTCAACACGTTCTGGACGGTGGGCCCCACGGCGCTCGCGCTGATCTCGGCCGTCTTGATCGGCTCGCTGGTCCTGCAGCCTGCCGGTTTCCTGTCGCGCATCCTCAGCCATCCCTGGCTGGCCCGCCCGGGCCGCGATCTTTCCTACGCCATGTACCTCTGGCACCTGCCGGTCTACCTGCTGCTGATGCCCCTCATCCCGGCCCTTCCGCTCCGCATCGCCCTGACCGCAGCCTTCACCGTGCTGCTGGCGTACGCGTCCTTCCGCTTCGTTGAGCGGCCGCTCCGGCTCTGGGCGAACCGGAAGCTGGAGCCCGCCGTCGTGCCTTCCTCCGCCGGCCCTTCCCGGGCATCCGTAGGGGCGTCAGCAGGCTAA
- a CDS encoding ANTAR domain-containing protein gives MAGKALRLAVRIASAEQRADNLKAAMDTRTVIDLACGIIMAQNKCTKDEAFDVLRSASNSRNQKLNELAEGLVNRFSGRKDAKAHFDD, from the coding sequence ATGGCAGGCAAGGCGCTCCGGCTGGCCGTGCGGATTGCATCAGCGGAGCAGCGCGCCGACAACCTGAAAGCCGCGATGGACACCAGGACCGTCATCGACCTGGCCTGCGGGATCATCATGGCGCAAAACAAGTGCACCAAGGACGAAGCGTTCGACGTCCTCCGCAGCGCCTCCAACAGCAGGAACCAAAAGCTCAACGAGCTCGCCGAGGGACTGGTGAACCGCTTCTCAGGCCGCAAGGATGCGAAGGCCCACTTCGACGACTGA
- a CDS encoding GAF domain-containing protein, which produces MVDQDMAEDLEELVDLIAGMEDIKSVLDDLTGYAAATMTSTTGEPIECAVTLHRRKRTATIGGSSSRAVVLDRIEQSLGDGPCIEALETGVPVLLDDVSSDPRWPEYRTALSAAGVASSLGVPMKLDNDAGAVLDFFAPVSGLFS; this is translated from the coding sequence ATGGTGGACCAGGACATGGCAGAAGACCTCGAAGAGCTTGTGGACCTCATCGCCGGAATGGAGGACATCAAATCCGTCCTCGACGACCTCACCGGATATGCGGCGGCCACCATGACCAGCACCACGGGAGAGCCCATCGAGTGCGCCGTTACCCTGCACCGCCGCAAACGCACCGCCACCATCGGCGGCAGCAGCAGCAGGGCCGTGGTGCTGGACCGGATTGAACAATCGCTGGGAGACGGGCCCTGCATCGAGGCCCTCGAAACCGGGGTTCCTGTCCTGCTGGATGACGTGTCCTCGGACCCGCGGTGGCCTGAGTACCGCACGGCGCTTTCCGCCGCGGGCGTCGCCAGCTCGCTGGGCGTACCCATGAAACTGGATAACGACGCCGGCGCGGTCCTCGATTTCTTTGCTCCCGTCAGCGGACTCTTCAGTTAG